The Flammeovirgaceae bacterium genome contains a region encoding:
- a CDS encoding uridine kinase: MNKPFTIGITGGSGSGKTYFLSGLSKRFSESELCLISQDNYYHPRDQQKTDERGVKNFDLPEAIDHRQFVADINKLKRGEVLTKKEYTFNNPGVEPKTLVFKTAPLLVVEGLFVQYFEDIANELDLKIFIEAKDYVKLSRRIMRDNEERGYGLDDVLYRYHHHVMPVYEKLIEPLKHQADLVIPNNHQVERALDVLTLALRAKLAGIAAK, encoded by the coding sequence ATGAACAAACCTTTTACCATCGGCATTACCGGGGGCAGCGGATCGGGCAAGACCTATTTTTTATCGGGCCTGTCCAAACGGTTCAGCGAATCGGAGTTGTGTTTAATCTCACAGGATAATTATTACCATCCGCGTGATCAACAAAAGACGGATGAACGCGGGGTTAAAAACTTTGATTTACCCGAAGCGATCGATCACCGCCAGTTTGTGGCCGACATCAATAAACTTAAACGGGGTGAGGTGCTTACAAAAAAGGAGTACACATTCAACAATCCGGGCGTTGAACCAAAAACTCTGGTGTTTAAAACGGCCCCTCTTTTGGTAGTGGAGGGTTTGTTTGTACAGTATTTTGAAGACATTGCTAACGAATTGGACTTGAAAATATTTATCGAGGCCAAAGACTATGTTAAGCTAAGCCGTAGAATAATGCGCGATAATGAAGAGCGGGGTTACGGTCTGGATGATGTGTTATACCGGTACCACCACCATGTAATGCCGGTTTATGAAAAACTTATTGAACCACTAAAACATCAGGCCGATCTGGTCATCCCCAATAACCACCAGGTTGAACGTGCATTGGATGTACTTACCCTGGCATTAAGGGCCAAACTGGCCGGAATTGCAGCTAAGTAG
- a CDS encoding nucleoside-diphosphate kinase: protein MAGNRTFTMIKPDAVSAGNTGAITKMIEEAGFRIVAMKKTLLTKERAGQFYAIHKERPFYNDLCNYMSSGPIVPMILEKENAVEDFRTLIGSTDPQKAAPGTIRNLFAKSIEANAIHGSDSDANAEIEGNFFFSRLEQF, encoded by the coding sequence ATGGCAGGAAACAGAACATTTACCATGATTAAGCCCGATGCTGTATCGGCCGGCAACACCGGGGCAATTACCAAAATGATTGAAGAAGCAGGCTTTCGGATTGTAGCGATGAAAAAAACGTTGTTAACAAAAGAACGCGCGGGCCAGTTCTATGCCATCCATAAAGAGCGGCCGTTTTACAACGACCTGTGCAACTACATGTCGTCAGGGCCTATTGTGCCGATGATTCTGGAGAAAGAAAATGCCGTAGAAGATTTCAGAACACTTATTGGCTCAACCGATCCGCAAAAGGCTGCGCCCGGTACTATTCGCAACCTGTTTGCCAAATCCATCGAGGCGAATGCTATCCACGGCTCCGACAGTGATGCGAATGCGGAAATAGAGGGAAACTTTTTCTTTTCGAGACTGGAGCAGTTTTAA
- the secDF gene encoding protein translocase subunit SecDF gives MQNKGFVVVLTVVIAALCLYYLSFTVVSTRVQRNAIAYATDANGIVDLGKKVAYMDSVWNKPVYNLFGVEFTYKEVKDNELSLGLDLQGGMHVTLEVSPVDIIKGLSGNNKDSAFVKALIKAQQKQKSSEKSFSSLFFESYREDNPDAKLAHVFASTTTRGRISLNDPDEKVIEVVEQEIESAIDRSYTILKNRLDQFGTSAPNIQRLPGTGRIQIEIPGADNPARVRKLLQGVARLEFWDVVEPNDISTSLMSINDLLAKEQRSLALTQTAASTEVKSDTKATSDTTLTDLEKQLQTASVTDTTKSGLDSLQNLNVSPLFARSTPAGTFRYSLKDTAEINRIFRRADVRSLLPRNVGVYWANKPDKDLGNTEALSLYFLDQGRGGKPKLTGEVINDARQDLDEYARPAVSMTMNATGTRIWAKMTAEAASKSPRGRIAIVLDNTVYSAPYVNGEIPNGNSQISGNFTVEEAKDLANILKAGSLPAPTKIVEEAIVGPTLGELARDQGLISTVLGLALVVIFMVMYYAKGGWVANIALLFNIFFILGILAQLDASLTLPGVAGIVLTMGMAVDANVLIFERIKEEMLHGRKLKDAVKTGYQRAFWTIFDSNLTTLITALFLAWLGQGPIRGFAVTLMVGIATSFFTAVYVSRVIVEWMTRKGDESKVSFDTFIARAVKKRRQFEFVRNSKLAYIISSALIVVGLALMLVKGLNMGVDFKGGRAYIVSFNQPVVATNLKVGLSEAFKNAGTEVKNYGSNSTVKVTTSYLIDDDNDAADEKVKQTLIAGLEKITGKQYVDQDSQLNDSRFTISSSSKVGATVADDIKNSAWEASLFSVVAIFIYILIRFRKWQFSTGAIVATLHDTLFVFAAFAIANFFGISFEIDQVFVAAVLTIIGYSINDTVIIFDRIREYIGLGTSHDKKKIVNDAINDTLSRTIITAGTTLLVVITLLIFGGEVLRGFSFALLVGIVVGTYSSVFIAAPIIIDLDKKEEEKPTEVKKVPVTA, from the coding sequence ATGCAAAACAAAGGATTTGTAGTTGTATTAACAGTTGTAATTGCTGCGTTGTGTCTTTACTATTTATCATTTACCGTGGTTTCAACACGGGTGCAGCGCAATGCCATCGCCTATGCCACCGATGCCAACGGCATTGTTGATTTGGGCAAGAAAGTGGCCTACATGGACTCGGTTTGGAATAAACCGGTGTACAACCTGTTTGGCGTTGAGTTTACCTACAAGGAAGTAAAAGACAACGAACTAAGCCTGGGCCTCGATCTGCAGGGCGGCATGCACGTAACCCTGGAAGTTTCTCCGGTTGATATCATTAAAGGCCTTAGCGGAAACAATAAGGATTCAGCTTTTGTGAAGGCATTGATAAAAGCACAGCAAAAGCAAAAAAGCAGTGAGAAAAGTTTCAGCAGCCTGTTTTTTGAATCGTACCGCGAAGATAACCCGGACGCCAAACTGGCTCATGTGTTTGCCTCAACCACCACCCGGGGCCGCATCAGCCTGAACGATCCGGATGAAAAAGTAATTGAAGTGGTGGAGCAGGAAATCGAAAGTGCTATTGATCGCTCGTACACCATCCTGAAAAACCGCCTTGACCAGTTCGGAACCTCGGCTCCCAACATTCAACGCCTGCCCGGCACGGGCCGCATCCAGATTGAGATTCCGGGTGCCGATAACCCGGCCCGTGTGCGTAAACTGTTGCAGGGCGTTGCCCGTCTTGAGTTCTGGGATGTGGTGGAGCCCAACGATATTTCTACTTCACTGATGAGCATTAACGATCTGCTCGCCAAAGAACAGCGAAGCCTGGCGTTAACGCAAACAGCCGCTTCAACAGAAGTTAAATCCGACACCAAAGCAACTTCCGATACCACTCTTACCGATTTGGAAAAGCAATTGCAAACTGCTTCGGTAACGGATACGACTAAATCCGGATTAGACTCGCTTCAGAATCTGAATGTTTCGCCTTTGTTTGCCAGGAGCACACCGGCCGGAACATTTCGGTACAGCCTCAAAGACACTGCCGAGATTAACCGAATCTTCAGGCGTGCCGATGTACGCAGCTTGTTGCCCCGTAACGTAGGCGTGTACTGGGCCAACAAGCCCGATAAAGATTTGGGTAATACCGAGGCTCTTTCGCTTTATTTTTTGGATCAGGGCCGGGGTGGCAAGCCTAAACTCACCGGTGAAGTTATTAATGATGCACGCCAGGATTTGGATGAGTACGCACGGCCGGCTGTTAGCATGACCATGAACGCCACCGGTACACGCATCTGGGCGAAGATGACAGCCGAAGCCGCGAGTAAATCACCCCGTGGAAGAATTGCCATCGTGTTGGATAACACCGTGTACAGTGCTCCGTATGTAAACGGAGAAATCCCTAACGGCAATTCACAAATAAGCGGCAACTTTACCGTAGAAGAAGCAAAAGACCTGGCCAATATTTTAAAAGCCGGTTCACTGCCTGCACCCACTAAAATTGTGGAGGAAGCAATTGTGGGCCCCACACTGGGTGAACTGGCCCGTGATCAGGGATTGATCTCAACCGTGCTGGGGCTTGCACTTGTTGTTATTTTCATGGTAATGTATTATGCCAAAGGCGGCTGGGTGGCCAACATTGCCTTGCTGTTCAACATCTTTTTCATTCTGGGTATTCTCGCGCAGCTTGATGCTTCACTCACCCTACCCGGTGTGGCCGGTATCGTGTTAACAATGGGCATGGCCGTAGATGCGAATGTGCTCATCTTTGAGCGGATTAAAGAAGAAATGCTCCATGGCCGCAAACTCAAAGATGCCGTTAAAACCGGCTATCAACGCGCCTTCTGGACGATTTTTGACTCCAACCTAACCACGCTGATCACGGCATTGTTCCTGGCGTGGCTCGGGCAGGGGCCGATTCGTGGCTTTGCCGTTACGCTGATGGTGGGTATCGCCACTTCGTTTTTCACAGCCGTTTATGTTTCGCGCGTAATCGTAGAGTGGATGACCCGCAAAGGTGACGAGAGCAAGGTTTCGTTTGATACCTTTATTGCACGGGCTGTTAAAAAAAGAAGACAATTCGAATTTGTGCGCAACAGTAAGCTGGCCTATATTATTTCATCGGCCCTGATTGTTGTCGGGCTTGCGCTGATGCTGGTAAAAGGCCTGAATATGGGTGTGGATTTTAAAGGTGGCCGCGCTTACATTGTGTCGTTTAACCAGCCGGTAGTGGCTACCAATCTGAAGGTAGGGTTAAGTGAGGCCTTTAAAAATGCCGGTACTGAGGTAAAAAACTACGGCAGTAACAGCACTGTTAAAGTAACTACCTCCTACCTGATTGATGATGACAACGATGCAGCGGACGAAAAGGTAAAGCAAACGCTGATTGCCGGGCTGGAAAAAATTACCGGCAAGCAGTATGTTGACCAGGATTCGCAACTTAACGACAGCCGCTTTACTATTTCCAGTTCCTCAAAGGTAGGAGCAACAGTAGCGGATGATATCAAGAACTCAGCCTGGGAAGCCAGCTTGTTTTCGGTGGTGGCCATCTTCATTTACATTCTCATCCGGTTCAGAAAATGGCAGTTCAGTACCGGTGCCATTGTGGCTACATTGCATGATACCTTATTTGTATTCGCGGCCTTTGCCATTGCTAATTTCTTCGGTATCAGCTTTGAAATTGACCAGGTGTTTGTGGCTGCCGTACTTACCATTATCGGGTATTCCATTAACGATACGGTGATCATTTTCGACCGGATACGCGAATACATCGGGTTGGGCACTTCGCACGATAAAAAGAAAATCGTAAACGATGCCATTAACGACACGCTGTCGCGTACCATCATTACAGCCGGTACTACCTTACTTGTGGTAATTACTTTGCTGATTTTTGGTGGTGAGGTGTTGCGTGGATTCTCGTTTGCCTTGCTGGTAGGTATAGTAGTGGGAACGTATTCTTCGGTGTTCATTGCCGCGCCCATTATCATTGACCTGGATAAAAAGGAAGAAGAAAAACCAACCGAGGTAAAGAAAGTGCCGGTTACGGCCTGA
- a CDS encoding bifunctional oligoribonuclease/PAP phosphatase NrnA, with amino-acid sequence MKNLSVFKQFMSQPRRVVIVTHHKPDADALGSSLGLWGYLINCGHTAQVITPSDYPAFLHWMPGNDNVLIDEEKNKQSIIRHFESAEIIFCLDFSSLNRVNNLGDAVRKSPGKKVLIDHHLEPEHFADFEQWDPKAASTAGLVYELIIELGHREKITPAIADCLYAGLMTDTGGFRHNNTRREEFMIASDLVSMGANPTKVSKLIYDTNTLDRLRLMGFVLSEKLIVLPEFNTAYMTLSQQELKRFGSQTGDTEGFVNYGLSIKGIRLSVMIYERSDEIKLSFRSLGNFSVNELARKYFEGGGHKNAAGGSSKLSLQATTQKFLALLPEYKPQLTAADDSEY; translated from the coding sequence ATGAAAAATTTAAGCGTGTTCAAGCAGTTTATGAGCCAGCCGCGCAGGGTGGTTATCGTTACGCACCACAAACCCGATGCCGATGCGCTGGGCTCTTCACTAGGGTTGTGGGGTTATCTTATCAACTGCGGGCACACGGCACAGGTTATTACACCTAGCGATTACCCTGCTTTTCTTCACTGGATGCCCGGCAATGATAACGTGCTGATTGATGAAGAGAAGAACAAACAGTCGATTATCCGCCACTTTGAAAGTGCTGAAATTATCTTTTGCCTCGATTTTTCATCGTTGAACCGCGTCAACAACCTGGGTGATGCCGTTCGGAAATCACCGGGAAAGAAAGTGTTGATTGACCACCACCTGGAACCGGAGCATTTTGCCGATTTTGAACAGTGGGACCCGAAGGCTGCATCAACCGCGGGCCTGGTGTACGAGTTGATAATCGAGCTGGGCCATCGCGAAAAAATTACACCAGCCATAGCCGATTGCCTGTATGCCGGCCTGATGACCGATACGGGTGGCTTCAGGCATAACAACACCAGACGCGAGGAGTTTATGATTGCCTCTGATTTGGTTTCAATGGGCGCCAACCCGACAAAAGTTTCCAAACTGATATACGATACCAATACACTGGATCGGCTTCGGTTAATGGGTTTTGTACTCAGCGAAAAGCTTATCGTATTGCCCGAATTCAACACGGCTTACATGACCCTGTCGCAGCAGGAACTAAAGCGCTTCGGCTCCCAAACCGGTGACACCGAAGGTTTTGTAAACTACGGTCTTTCCATAAAAGGCATCAGGCTGTCGGTAATGATATATGAACGAAGTGATGAAATTAAACTCTCGTTTCGCTCACTCGGAAACTTTTCAGTGAATGAACTGGCGCGTAAATATTTTGAAGGAGGAGGACATAAAAATGCTGCTGGCGGCTCCAGCAAACTTTCCTTGCAGGCCACTACGCAAAAATTCTTAGCTTTGCTGCCCGAATACAAACCGCAGCTTACTGCTGCCGATGATTCTGAGTATTAA
- a CDS encoding gliding motility lipoprotein GldH, translating into MRNFVMLILSLTIAGCDSSRLYEKNHDFTHRLWTTGEQPRFDFEITDNTQPYNLYLTVRNESVYPYANLYVTWHLLDSAGRELHQKLITEFLFDKKTGKPLGQSGIGDIYDHRFLLLGKHTFPYSGRYAMRFEQFMRTDTLKGVRAVGLRVEKNLAD; encoded by the coding sequence ATGAGAAATTTTGTAATGCTAATTTTATCTCTGACTATTGCCGGCTGCGACTCTTCACGGCTTTATGAAAAAAACCACGACTTCACCCACCGCTTGTGGACGACAGGCGAGCAGCCCCGGTTTGATTTTGAAATTACCGACAACACGCAGCCCTACAACCTGTACCTTACCGTACGGAACGAGTCGGTTTACCCATATGCCAACCTATACGTTACCTGGCATTTGCTGGACTCAGCCGGTCGTGAATTGCACCAAAAACTAATCACCGAATTTTTGTTCGATAAAAAAACCGGCAAGCCGCTGGGCCAAAGCGGCATTGGCGATATCTACGACCACCGCTTTCTGTTACTCGGTAAACATACGTTTCCGTATAGCGGCCGTTATGCCATGCGGTTCGAACAATTTATGCGCACCGATACGCTGAAAGGCGTGCGGGCGGTGGGTTTAAGGGTTGAGAAAAATTTAGCAGATTAA
- a CDS encoding nucleotidyltransferase, with the protein MSAPRKLTLLVLAAGIGSRYGGIKQIDGFGPNGETIMDYSLYDAIRAGFTKVVFIVRDEILEIVKEKFLPKLKGKVEVEFVIQSMDKLVPKEFQNPERKKPWGTGHAMLCAKDVIHEPFAVINADDFYGRAAFKNVADFFNTPLNSPSRGEMQGGIHALVGYTLKNVLSDYGSVSRGVGEEDANGFLTSVVERKTIVKENGKIIAKEPEGDIVMNPEAKTSMNFWGFHPSIFPISEKLFYDFLKNNYQDIKAEFFIPIIANSLVKSGEGKIKVISGGDIWFGVTYQEDKEEVVGKIRELITKGDYPAKLW; encoded by the coding sequence ATGAGCGCACCCCGTAAATTAACCCTGCTGGTACTGGCGGCCGGTATCGGCAGCCGCTATGGCGGCATTAAACAGATTGACGGTTTTGGCCCGAATGGCGAAACCATTATGGACTACTCGCTGTACGATGCCATCCGGGCGGGTTTCACCAAGGTGGTTTTCATTGTGCGCGATGAAATACTGGAAATCGTGAAGGAAAAATTCCTGCCCAAACTCAAAGGCAAGGTTGAGGTGGAGTTTGTCATTCAATCCATGGATAAACTGGTGCCGAAAGAATTTCAGAATCCCGAACGGAAGAAACCCTGGGGTACCGGCCATGCCATGTTGTGTGCAAAAGATGTGATTCACGAACCCTTTGCCGTTATTAATGCCGATGATTTTTATGGACGTGCTGCCTTTAAGAATGTGGCCGATTTTTTCAACACCCCCCTTAATTCCCCCTCAAGGGGGGAAATGCAAGGAGGCATTCATGCATTAGTTGGCTATACATTAAAAAATGTGCTTTCTGATTACGGCAGTGTTTCGCGCGGGGTAGGCGAGGAGGATGCCAACGGATTTCTTACCTCGGTGGTAGAGCGCAAAACAATCGTGAAGGAAAATGGAAAAATCATTGCAAAGGAACCCGAAGGTGATATTGTAATGAACCCGGAAGCGAAAACGTCCATGAACTTCTGGGGTTTTCACCCGTCTATTTTTCCAATTTCTGAAAAACTGTTTTATGATTTTTTAAAGAACAATTATCAGGATATAAAGGCCGAGTTCTTCATTCCCATCATCGCCAACTCACTGGTGAAAAGCGGAGAGGGGAAAATAAAAGTGATATCCGGTGGAGACATCTGGTTTGGCGTAACCTACCAGGAGGATAAAGAAGAAGTGGTGGGTAAAATCAGGGAGTTAATCACAAAGGGTGATTATCCTGCAAAGCTGTGGTAA
- the rdgB gene encoding RdgB/HAM1 family non-canonical purine NTP pyrophosphatase, producing the protein MKTIVFATNNRNKLEEVQQLTGTSIKIRSLIEIGCAEELPETQNTIEGNALQKAQYVFKKFKTPCFADDTGLEVESLNGEPGVFSARYAGEHRSSQDNIDLLLQRLKGQPNRNAQFRCVIALVDAGVPVLFEGIVKGKIIETPRGAHGFGYDSIFQPAGFSSTLAEMTMKEKNAISHRGIAVMKLVQHLKKNYAR; encoded by the coding sequence GTGAAAACAATTGTTTTTGCCACCAATAACCGGAATAAATTGGAGGAAGTACAGCAGTTAACTGGTACTTCCATCAAAATCCGTTCATTGATAGAAATCGGTTGTGCAGAGGAATTACCGGAAACACAAAATACCATTGAAGGCAATGCTCTTCAGAAAGCGCAGTACGTTTTTAAAAAATTTAAAACCCCTTGCTTTGCCGATGACACCGGCCTGGAGGTAGAATCCCTGAATGGTGAGCCCGGGGTCTTTTCTGCCCGCTATGCAGGCGAGCACAGAAGCAGCCAGGATAATATTGACCTGTTGCTGCAAAGACTTAAAGGACAACCAAACCGGAATGCGCAATTCCGGTGTGTAATAGCACTGGTGGATGCGGGTGTTCCTGTTTTGTTTGAAGGTATTGTAAAAGGTAAGATAATTGAAACACCAAGGGGGGCCCATGGCTTTGGGTACGACTCGATTTTTCAGCCGGCCGGTTTCTCGTCAACACTGGCTGAGATGACGATGAAAGAAAAAAACGCCATCAGCCACCGGGGCATTGCGGTGATGAAACTCGTGCAGCATCTGAAAAAAAATTATGCCCGGTAA
- a CDS encoding FKBP-type peptidyl-prolyl cis-trans isomerase — MILSINLIIPIKSNYMRNAIFACCLAALLAGCSENVKETPSGLKYKVIKSGDGVRARVGEILVFDYALTDSKDSVWTSTIDNGFPSAYMVNDSSAIPQENGIIQMLRQLSKGDSVVVDISISEFFKKLSRRPIPENLDSTLMMRYQFRVNEIMNNEKFMTYEQELMNNFLINQLKRDTRKIDAYLNERGIKADTLPSGLRYVITSPGTGETAKSGQTVKVNYTGYLLNGPYFDSSIQSVAEEKNLYDPGRTYGPYEVTIDQSSVIQGWHDALKTMNKGAKGTFYIPSTLAYGPQQRSAVIKPNSILVFELEMVDIAN, encoded by the coding sequence ATGATTCTGAGTATTAACCTGATTATTCCTATTAAATCCAACTACATGAGAAATGCAATTTTTGCTTGCTGCCTGGCCGCTTTGCTGGCAGGTTGTTCTGAAAACGTGAAAGAAACACCCAGCGGACTTAAATATAAAGTGATTAAAAGCGGTGATGGCGTGCGGGCCCGGGTGGGGGAAATCCTGGTTTTTGATTATGCCCTAACCGACTCAAAAGATTCGGTATGGACCAGCACAATAGATAATGGTTTTCCTTCTGCTTACATGGTTAACGACAGCAGCGCCATTCCTCAGGAGAACGGCATCATCCAGATGCTGCGCCAACTTTCAAAGGGGGATAGTGTTGTGGTGGATATCTCCATTTCCGAGTTCTTCAAGAAACTCAGCCGCAGGCCCATTCCCGAAAACCTGGACAGCACCCTGATGATGCGTTACCAGTTCCGTGTGAATGAAATTATGAACAACGAAAAATTCATGACCTACGAGCAGGAACTGATGAATAACTTCCTGATCAATCAACTGAAAAGAGATACACGGAAAATTGATGCGTACCTGAATGAAAGGGGTATTAAAGCCGATACGCTGCCATCGGGTTTGCGGTATGTTATTACCTCACCCGGAACGGGCGAAACGGCCAAGTCCGGACAAACGGTTAAGGTAAACTATACCGGCTACCTGTTAAACGGCCCGTATTTCGACTCCAGCATTCAATCGGTTGCCGAGGAAAAAAATCTTTATGACCCGGGTCGCACGTACGGCCCTTATGAAGTAACCATTGATCAATCCAGTGTAATACAGGGTTGGCACGATGCGTTAAAAACCATGAATAAAGGAGCAAAGGGGACTTTCTATATTCCATCAACGCTCGCGTATGGCCCGCAGCAACGCAGCGCAGTGATTAAACCCAATTCCATTTTAGTGTTTGAACTGGAGATGGTTGACATTGCCAACTAA
- a CDS encoding sugar MFS transporter — protein sequence MQQKGNHYTYSIVIIGILFFIFGFVTWLNGTLIPFLKLACGLKTDGQALLVTFAFYMAYFFLAIPSSFILNKTGFKKGMALGLVVMAAGALLFIPAANARSFGLFLTGLFVQGMGLSILQTASNPYISIIGPIESAAKRISIMGICNKVAGALSPLILSAIVLSGASEIESQILSATDEQLKIELMHSLAQRIVMPYIIMALVLGLLALMIWFSSLPEIETEQEDAESQAPTGKTSIFQFPHLLLGALCIFVYVGAEVMAGDVIGPYGKALGMSLDETKNFTSYTLWSMVVGYIIGIITIPKYIRQQDALKYSAITGVVFATLAYFTTGYISILFIALLGLANALMWPAIFPLAIDGLGRFTKIGSALLIMGIAGGAIIPQVYGRLVDPDGIALSSQAAFFWCVLPCYLYIFYYAGWGYRAGKNPY from the coding sequence ATGCAGCAAAAGGGCAATCATTATACCTACTCAATCGTCATTATCGGTATTTTGTTTTTCATTTTCGGGTTTGTTACCTGGCTTAACGGCACGCTCATACCCTTCTTAAAACTGGCCTGCGGACTAAAAACCGATGGCCAGGCATTACTAGTAACATTTGCTTTTTACATGGCGTATTTTTTCCTCGCCATCCCCTCATCCTTCATACTCAACAAAACCGGTTTTAAAAAAGGCATGGCCCTCGGCCTGGTAGTAATGGCTGCCGGGGCCCTGTTGTTTATTCCGGCAGCCAATGCACGCAGCTTCGGTTTATTCTTAACGGGTTTGTTTGTTCAAGGTATGGGGCTATCCATTCTTCAAACGGCCTCCAATCCATACATCTCCATTATCGGCCCCATTGAATCGGCAGCAAAACGAATATCCATTATGGGTATTTGCAATAAAGTAGCCGGAGCGTTGAGTCCGTTAATATTAAGTGCAATAGTACTAAGCGGTGCCTCGGAAATTGAATCGCAGATTCTTTCGGCTACCGATGAACAGCTAAAGATTGAACTGATGCACTCGCTGGCGCAGCGCATTGTTATGCCCTACATCATCATGGCCCTGGTGCTTGGCCTGCTGGCGCTGATGATCTGGTTTTCATCGTTACCGGAAATTGAAACCGAACAGGAGGATGCTGAAAGCCAGGCACCGACAGGTAAAACCAGCATCTTTCAGTTTCCGCATCTGTTGCTCGGGGCGCTTTGCATTTTTGTGTACGTGGGTGCCGAAGTAATGGCAGGGGATGTGATCGGTCCGTACGGAAAAGCGCTGGGCATGAGCCTGGACGAAACCAAAAATTTTACATCATACACCTTGTGGTCGATGGTAGTTGGGTACATCATCGGCATCATTACCATTCCGAAATACATCCGGCAGCAGGACGCGCTGAAGTACTCGGCCATTACCGGGGTAGTGTTTGCTACACTGGCCTATTTCACAACCGGCTACATCAGCATTCTGTTTATCGCCTTGCTGGGCCTGGCCAACGCGTTGATGTGGCCGGCCATTTTTCCGCTTGCTATTGATGGGCTTGGCCGGTTTACCAAAATCGGTTCGGCCTTGCTGATTATGGGCATTGCCGGTGGAGCCATCATCCCCCAGGTTTACGGGCGCCTCGTTGATCCGGATGGCATTGCGCTCAGCTCGCAGGCAGCTTTCTTCTGGTGTGTACTGCCTTGTTACCTCTACATTTTTTATTACGCAGGCTGGGGCTACCGCGCAGGCAAAAATCCTTACTGA
- a CDS encoding FKBP-type peptidyl-prolyl cis-trans isomerase translates to MRVAFILLGFLALQVRCSDDDCSTRVSQSRLDAVNQAKLEQDIAAIDAYLDGEGIIAVQDPTGVRYMITLEGSGAKPCLESSITFKYTGMLLDGTVFDVNTIGLTYPLKSLILGWQIVLPQLKAGTKATLYIPSGYGYGTIALPGIPANSNLIFEIELVSV, encoded by the coding sequence ATGCGGGTTGCGTTTATTCTTTTAGGTTTTTTGGCATTACAGGTTAGGTGCAGTGATGATGATTGCTCAACCCGCGTATCGCAATCGCGGCTGGATGCCGTGAACCAGGCAAAACTCGAACAGGATATTGCGGCTATTGATGCGTACCTTGATGGAGAAGGTATTATCGCAGTGCAGGATCCAACCGGTGTTCGATACATGATAACACTGGAAGGATCTGGCGCAAAGCCTTGTTTGGAATCAAGTATAACGTTTAAGTATACGGGCATGTTATTGGATGGAACTGTGTTTGACGTAAACACCATTGGGTTAACCTATCCGTTAAAGAGCCTTATTCTTGGGTGGCAAATTGTGTTGCCTCAGTTAAAAGCGGGCACAAAAGCAACACTGTATATTCCATCGGGCTACGGCTATGGAACTATTGCGCTGCCGGGTATTCCGGCAAACTCAAACCTTATTTTTGAGATCGAACTTGTTTCGGTTTAG